A single region of the Raphanus sativus cultivar WK10039 chromosome 1, ASM80110v3, whole genome shotgun sequence genome encodes:
- the LOC108807693 gene encoding uncharacterized protein LOC108807693, translating to MPMGGGFRVLHLVRPFLPFLPEVQSADRKIPFREKVIYTVISLFIFLVCSQLPLYGIHATTGADPLYWMRVILASNRGTVMELGITPIVTSGLVMQLLAGSKIIEVDNNVREDRALLNGAQKLLGILIAIGEAVAYVLSGMYGPVGQLGVGNSILIILQLFFAGIIVICLDELLQKGYGLGSGISLFIATNICESIIWKSFSPTTINTGRGAEFEGAVIALFHMLITKSNKVAALRQAFYRQNLPNVTNLLATVLIFLIVIYFQGFRVVLPVRSKSARGQQGSYPIKLFYTSNMPIILQSALVSNLYFISQLLYRKFSGNFFVNLLGQWKESEYSGQSIPVSGLAYLITAPASFAEMAAHPFHALFYIVFMLTACALFSKTWIEVSGSSARDVAKQLKEQQMVMPGHRESNLQKELNRYIPTAAAFGGVCIGALTVLADFMGAIGSGTGILLAVTIIYQYFETFEKEKASELGFFGF from the exons ATGCCAATGGGAGGAGGATTCAGAGTTTTGCATCTGGTGAGGCCATTCTTGCCTTTTCTCCCAGAGGTGCAGAGTGCCGACAGGAAGATTCCGTTCAGAGAGAAAGTCATCTACACAGTCATCTCCctcttcatcttcctcgtcTGCAGCCAGCTTCCTCTCTACGGTATCCACGCCACCACCGGCGCTGATCCCTTGTACTGGATGCGTGTCATTCTCGCCTCCAACCGTGGTACCGTCATGGAGCTTGGTATCACCCCCATCGTCACTTCTGGTCTCGTTATGCAGCTCTTGGCTGGGTCTAAGATCATTGAGGTTGACAACAATGTCCGCGAGGATCGTGCTCTCTT GAATGGTGCTCAGAAGCTTCTTGGGATTTTGATTGCTATTGGTGAAGCTGTTGCGTATGTTCTTTCTGGAATGTACGGTCCTGTTGGTCAGCTTGGCGTTGGAAACTCTATTCTCATCATCCTCCAGCTTTTCTTTGCTGGTATCATCGTTATCTGCCTTGACGAGCTTCTTCAGAAGGGTTATGGGCTAGGCTCTGGGATCTCTCTTTTCATAGCTACCAATATCTG TGAAAGCATTATCTGGAAATCATTTAGTCCCACAACAATCAACACTGGCCGTGGAGCTGAGTTCGAAGGTGCTGTCATCGCCTTGTTCCATATGCTGATTACTAAATCCAATAAGGTTGCTGCGCTCAGACAGGCTTTCTACAGGCAAAACCTTCCGAACGTTACCAACTTGCTTGCTACAGTCTTGATTTTTCTGATCGTTATCTACTTCCAAGGGTTCCGTGTTGTGTTGCCCGTGAGATCAAAGAGTGCCCGTGGCCAACAGGGTTCTTACCCTATCAAACTGTTCTACACCTCCAACATGCCGATCATTCTCCAGTCTGCTCTCGTCTCAAACCTCTACTTCATCTCTCAG CTTCTCTACAGGAAGTTCAGTGGAAATTTCTTTGTGAACCTATTGGGACAGTGGAAAGAGTCAGAGTACAGTGGACAGTCTATACCAGTTAGTGGTCTTGCTTACTTAATCACAGCTCCAGCAAGCTTCGCCGAGATGGCAGCTCATCCATTCCATGCTCTGTTCTATATCGTCTTCATGCTCACCGCTTGTGCCCTCTTCTCAAAGACTTGGATTGAAGTCTCCGGGTCTTCTGCTAGAGATGTAGCTAAGCAGCTCAAG gAACAACAAATGGTGATGCCGGGACACAGAGAGTCGAACTTGCAGAAGGAGCTGAACCGTTATATCCCGACCGCAGCTGCTTTTGGAGGAGTTTGCATAGGTGCACTCACTGTTTTGGCTGATTTCATGGGAGCCATTGGGTCGGGGACTGGAATCTTGCTAGCTGTGACAATCATATATCAGTATTTCGAAACCTTTGAGAAGGAAAAAGCGAGCGAGCTTGGTTTCTTTGGCTTCTAA
- the LOC108863194 gene encoding uncharacterized protein LOC108863194, whose product MPRVISNETLGCPPIRALTFDSLGLIKVTEARGKERGTPTVVNTWGEMNASRSVLAASMDDRLTNPLLAVARKDGNVEVLNPCNNDLHFAYSVFGDDGSSPEDNEISGLHLFRKQKEDQTERSCTLLTCTRKGDVSLRTVQFPDARADSKDDAAPKTWKACGSGELLVGKVDGTENFGLFGGKRVEVNIWDLEQCTKIWSAKSPPKDNLGIFTPTWFTCAAFMSNDDHRKFVTGTKSHQVRLYDVSAQRRPVLSFDFHETAITAITEDPDGHTVYVGNASADLAAFDIRTGKLLGSFLGKCSGSIRSVVRHPHHQVIASCGLDRYLRIYDVKTRQLISAVFLKQHLTGLVFDSGFSGEEIAVANTEVDAETEETMKQEGDEEENEDETEEAPVKKKKSKKEKRNREKVSEGEEVDEVRSKKTRDHKKKTKKVKHTQQD is encoded by the exons ATGCCTCGAGTCATCTCCAACGAGACCCTCGGCTGCCCTCCGATCCGTGCTTTAACCTTTGATTCTCTCGGGCTTATCAAAG TGACTGAAGCTCGAGGTAAAGAGAGAGGAACTCCCACTGTAGTCAACACATGGGGCGAGATGAATGCTTCCAGAAGCGTTCTCGCCGCTTCCATGGATGACCGTCTAACCAACCCG CTTTTGGCTGTGGCAAGAAAAGATGGCAAC GTTGAGGTTCTTAATCCTTGTAATAATGATCTTCACTTTGCATACTCTGTGTTTGGTGACGACGGTTCTTCGCCTGAAGATAACGAAATCTCCGGCCTGCACTTGTTTAGAAAGCAAAAAGAAGATCAAACAGAAAG ATCTTGCACATTGCTTACATGCACGAGAAAGGGAGATGTGAGCCTCAGAACGGTTCAGTTTCCAGATGCGCGTGCTGATTCTAAGGATGACGCTGCGCCCAAAACTTGGAAAGCATGTGGTTCTGGTGAGCTATTGGTTGGTAAGGTTGACGGGACCGAGAACTTCGGCTTGTTTGGAGG CAAACGTGTTGAAGTCAATATATGGGATCTTGAACAATGTACCAAGATCTGGAGCGCAAAATCT CCTCCTAAAGACAATCTAGGGATCTTCACGCCTACCTGGTTCACTTGTGCTGCATTCATGAGCAACGACGATCACCGTAAATTTGTCACTGGAACTAAGTCTCACCAG GTTCGTCTTTATGATGTTTCTGCTCAACGTAGACCGGTCCTGTCCTTTGATTTCCACGAGACTGCTATTACAGCTATCACTGAAGACCCAGATGGTCATACTGTCTATGTTGGGAATGCTTCTGCTGACCTCGCTGCCTTTGATATACGAACAG GAAAGCTGTTGGGAAGCTTTTTAGGAAAGTGTTCCGGAAGCATAAGATCTGTTGTTAGACATCCACATCATCAAGTGATAGCTTCTTGCG GGTTAGACAGATATTTACGGATTTATGACGTGAAGACACGACAGCTCATCTCTGCG gttttctTGAAGCAGCATCTTACAGGTCTCGTCTTCGACTCAGGCTTTAGTGGAGaag AGATAGCTGTCGCAAACACAGAGGTTGACGCTGAAACAGAAGAGACAATGAAGCAGGAAGGTGATGAGGAAGAGAATGAAGATGAAACAGAGGAGGCTCCTGTGAAGAAAAAGAAGTCAAAGAAAGAGAAACGCAACAGAGAAAAAGTCTCCGAGGGTGAAGAGGTAGACGAGGTAAGAAGCAAGAAGACACGAGACCACAAGAAGAAAACCAAGAAAGTAAAACATACTCAACAAGactag
- the LOC108840366 gene encoding ER lumen protein-retaining receptor A-like, whose translation MNIFRFAGDMTHLMSILILLLKIYATKSCAGISLKTQELYALVFLTRYLDLFTDYVSLYNSVMKVVFVASSLAIVWCMRRHPLVRKSYDKDLDTFRHQYVVLACFVLGLLLHESFTFQEVLWAFSIYLEAVAILPQLVLLQRSGNVDNLTGQYVLFLGAYRGLYIINWIYRYFTEDHFTRWIACVSGLVQTALYADFFYYYYLSWKTNTKLKLPA comes from the exons ATGAATATCTTTAGATTCGCCGGCGATATGACTCACTTGATGAGTATCTTAATCCTTCTCCTCAAAATCTACGCCACGAAATCCTGCGCTG GAATCTCTCTCAAGACGCAGGAGCTGTATGCGCTTGTGTTCTTGACTCGGTACCTGGATCTGTTCACCGATTACGTGTCTCTCTACAACAGCGTGATGAAGGTCGTCTTCGTTGCTAGCTCGCTGGCTATCGTTTGGTGTATGCGTAGGCATCCACTCGTGCGAAAGTCGTACGATAAGGATCTGGATACGTTTCGTCATCAGTACGTTGTGTTGGCGTGTTTCGTGTTGGGGCTTCTCCTGCATGAGAGTTTCACATTCCAAGAG GTGTTATGGGCCTTTTCTATATACTTGGAGGCAGTTGCTATCCTTCCTCAGTTGGTTCTGCTACAAAGAAGTGGGAATGTGGACAATTTGACTGGACAATATGTTCTCTTTCTCGG GGCGTATCGTGGATTATATATCATCAACTGGATCTATCGCTATTTCACAGAAGATCATTTCACTAGATGGATCG CTTGTGTATCCGGTCTTGTCCAAACTGCTCTCTATGCTGATTTCTTCTACTATTACTACTTGAG ctggaaaaccaaTACCAAACTGAAGCTTCCGGCTTGA